The Brevibacillus brevis genome contains a region encoding:
- a CDS encoding replication initiation and membrane attachment family protein, with product MRRLVWNELLPKDRYLVRMARPIGFAEMGFVTQLYLPIIGVESYALYQLLVHGVQEVSGASSEGTHRSLMLTTSLSLDRLLDARERLEAIGLVEVRRRENQQRDYYYEYLIKPPLSPAEFFADYVLSLMLLNKIENVRYSQLRQHYADTLGSQLDQEYSIVENVTKDFHDVFQSLKPSELEVKKGSERDQFLTEMDNSFPQAPMKSGYEAQVNHSLSVSSLRLYLPDNADSVKVLEGKSMELLFSLCHFYQLDSWGMGQELRDWTLYKSDRSLDGEVLRKRLVQRYTEDKLYRTAPATDTAEDGWGPGRLPEPGSEAFIRACRQLSPVTLLEKVVGGRISKVFLERAETLVFADGMQPEVVNALLLHTLASMQMELPKAYMETIRDSWKAKRIATADEAVKQILERADQRAQTTEKAKAGKKESAPVRRNGRAILQDKLPASVEWQLSQEKSASDAEKKQSIQDFPDLQKRLETLRKRK from the coding sequence ATGCGTCGTTTAGTTTGGAACGAGTTGTTGCCGAAGGATCGATATCTGGTGCGGATGGCAAGACCGATTGGCTTTGCCGAAATGGGCTTTGTTACGCAGCTATACTTGCCGATCATCGGTGTCGAATCGTACGCTCTCTACCAACTGCTCGTCCATGGCGTGCAGGAGGTGAGCGGAGCCTCCTCGGAGGGGACCCATCGCAGTTTGATGCTGACGACTTCGCTTTCTCTGGATCGGCTATTGGATGCGCGTGAACGTCTGGAGGCAATCGGGCTAGTCGAGGTGCGCCGCAGGGAAAATCAGCAGCGTGACTATTATTACGAGTATTTGATCAAACCGCCGCTTAGTCCGGCTGAGTTTTTTGCAGACTACGTATTGTCATTGATGTTGTTAAACAAAATCGAAAACGTTCGCTATTCGCAACTGCGCCAGCATTATGCAGATACGCTTGGCAGTCAGTTGGATCAAGAATACTCCATTGTGGAAAACGTCACGAAAGATTTCCATGATGTGTTCCAGTCGTTGAAGCCATCGGAACTGGAAGTGAAAAAAGGATCGGAGCGGGATCAGTTTTTAACCGAGATGGATAACAGCTTCCCGCAAGCGCCGATGAAATCTGGCTATGAGGCACAAGTCAACCATTCGCTGAGTGTATCGTCTTTGCGCCTGTACTTGCCGGATAATGCCGACTCGGTCAAAGTTTTGGAAGGCAAGAGCATGGAGCTGTTGTTTTCGCTGTGCCATTTCTATCAGCTGGACAGCTGGGGGATGGGACAGGAGCTGCGTGATTGGACACTGTACAAGTCGGATCGGAGTTTGGACGGAGAAGTTTTACGCAAGCGTTTGGTACAACGCTACACGGAAGACAAGCTGTACCGAACGGCGCCTGCAACTGACACGGCAGAGGATGGATGGGGACCGGGTCGCTTGCCTGAGCCTGGCAGCGAAGCCTTTATCCGTGCTTGTCGCCAGCTATCTCCGGTGACCCTGTTGGAAAAGGTCGTTGGTGGCAGAATCAGCAAGGTGTTTTTGGAACGGGCGGAAACGCTTGTATTTGCGGATGGGATGCAGCCGGAAGTCGTCAATGCGCTGCTGCTACATACGCTAGCTAGCATGCAAATGGAGCTGCCAAAAGCGTACATGGAGACGATTCGTGACAGCTGGAAAGCCAAACGGATCGCGACAGCTGACGAGGCAGTCAAGCAGATCCTCGAACGTGCGGATCAACGGGCACAAACAACTGAGAAGGCAAAAGCGGGCAAGAAGGAATCTGCTCCTGTAAGACGCAACGGTAGAGCCATCTTGCAGGACAAGCTGCCAGCATCTGTCGAGTGGCAGCTGTCGCAGGAGAAATCTGCGTCGGATGCTGAAAAGAAACAGTCCATTCAGGATTTTCCAGACTTGCAGAAAAGACTGGAAACCTTGCGAAAACGGAAATAA
- the nrdR gene encoding transcriptional regulator NrdR translates to MRCPFCEYNGTRVLDSRPFNHNKSIRRRRECEACERRFTTFEMVEETPLLIVKKDGTREEFSRDKILRGLVRACEKRPVPLEVLENVVNDIEKELRSCGQAEIPSNDVGEKVMERLYHVDEVAYVRFASVYRQFKDINVFMKELEELLAQARNSSFPKE, encoded by the coding sequence ATGCGTTGTCCATTTTGCGAATATAATGGGACTAGAGTCCTGGATTCACGTCCTTTCAATCATAATAAATCCATTCGCCGCCGCCGTGAGTGCGAAGCCTGCGAGCGCCGTTTTACTACCTTTGAAATGGTAGAAGAAACACCTTTGTTAATTGTGAAAAAGGACGGAACACGCGAGGAATTCAGTCGAGACAAGATATTGCGCGGGCTGGTGCGCGCTTGCGAAAAGCGACCTGTGCCGTTGGAAGTGCTTGAAAATGTAGTGAATGACATTGAAAAAGAATTGCGCAGCTGCGGGCAAGCAGAGATCCCGAGCAATGACGTTGGGGAGAAGGTCATGGAGCGTTTATACCATGTCGATGAGGTCGCCTATGTACGCTTCGCCTCTGTATACCGCCAATTCAAAGATATCAATGTATTTATGAAAGAGCTGGAGGAGCTTTTGGCTCAAGCGCGAAACAGCTCGTTTCCAAAAGAATAG
- a CDS encoding HD-GYP domain-containing protein → MRLVSLRHLQPGMKLGRTVFTEDGKVLLGTGMQLTERLISGLERAGVDSVYIDDPRTNDIVVEEVIRPQTRQVAVEAIEKTIKQITNSNKLARKISLKEMGLHFQRAFSSILDDLMQNKQMVGHLTTISTHSPSLYHHSVNVAVLATAVGMSLGYNRTQLMNLGIGAMLHDIGKISLPEELLQKTERWTDEEKEIAKEHTMLGFNLLRKQHDISLLSAHVCLQHHERLNGSGYPQGLSGKQIHEFAQIVGLCDIYDSLTSPRPWRKRYMPQDAVEYLFGSGGTLFEHHLVNAFIKHIAIFPIGSSVVLNTGEVGVVSRVDPDYSHRPTVRVIKDGRGNDVPSPYDLDLKANIRLFIVGFEDDDLFNVNSLEDSSTSS, encoded by the coding sequence ATGCGTTTAGTATCTTTAAGGCACCTACAGCCTGGAATGAAATTGGGACGTACGGTCTTCACAGAAGATGGAAAGGTGCTTCTTGGAACCGGCATGCAATTAACGGAACGACTCATTTCCGGATTAGAGCGAGCTGGTGTTGATTCGGTGTATATCGATGATCCCCGTACCAATGACATCGTTGTGGAAGAAGTAATTCGCCCACAAACCAGGCAAGTAGCTGTGGAAGCCATCGAGAAGACGATCAAACAAATTACAAACTCAAACAAGCTGGCCCGGAAAATTTCCTTAAAAGAAATGGGCCTTCATTTTCAGCGTGCCTTTAGTTCGATTTTGGACGACCTGATGCAAAACAAACAAATGGTTGGGCATTTGACAACGATCTCCACTCATTCGCCATCCTTGTACCATCATTCTGTGAATGTGGCTGTGCTGGCGACTGCTGTGGGCATGTCTCTGGGCTACAATCGCACACAGCTCATGAACTTAGGGATAGGTGCCATGCTGCATGATATCGGCAAGATAAGCCTGCCAGAAGAGCTGTTGCAAAAAACAGAGCGTTGGACGGACGAAGAGAAGGAAATCGCCAAAGAGCATACGATGCTTGGCTTTAATTTGTTGCGAAAGCAGCATGATATCTCGCTTTTGTCCGCACACGTCTGCTTGCAGCACCATGAACGGCTAAATGGAAGCGGCTATCCACAGGGTTTATCCGGCAAGCAAATTCACGAATTCGCACAAATCGTCGGTCTCTGTGATATTTACGACTCCTTGACTTCTCCACGTCCATGGCGCAAGCGTTACATGCCACAGGATGCCGTGGAATACCTGTTTGGATCTGGCGGCACGCTATTCGAGCACCATCTAGTCAATGCCTTTATCAAGCACATTGCTATCTTCCCGATTGGGAGCAGCGTCGTTTTGAATACCGGAGAAGTCGGGGTAGTGAGTCGGGTTGATCCGGATTATTCGCATCGTCCTACGGTACGTGTGATAAAAGACGGACGAGGAAACGACGTCCCTAGCCCTTATGACCTCGATCTCAAGGCGAACATCCGACTGTTTATTGTCGGCTTTGAAGATGATGATCTGTTTAACGTGAACTCATTAGAAGATTCTTCTACCTCATCGTAA
- a CDS encoding glyceraldehyde-3-phosphate dehydrogenase gives MTIKIGINGFGRIGRMVFRRAIQDPNIEIVAINASYPAETLAHLLKYDTIHGRLQNKVEVQDNKIIVDGKATVVLSDRDPLKLPWGDLGVEIVVEATGKFNNREGAGKHLQSGAKKVVITAPAKEEDVTIVMGVNEGTYDHANHHIISNASCTTNCLAPVAKVLNDAFGIEQGLMTTIHSFTNDQVNLDNPHKDLRRARAASESIIPTTTGAARAVGIVLPELNGKLNGFSLRVPTPNVSVVDLVVNTKKPVTLDEVNRVLREASEGSMKGYLEFCDEPLVSSDFNGNDHSSIIDGLSTMVMGDNQVKVIAWYDNEWGYSCRVVDLVRHVSEQHNQAATKEAAAVGVK, from the coding sequence ATGACAATTAAAATCGGTATTAATGGTTTCGGACGTATTGGCCGCATGGTATTCCGCCGCGCTATCCAGGACCCCAACATTGAAATCGTTGCAATTAACGCCAGCTATCCAGCGGAGACGCTTGCACATTTGTTGAAATATGACACGATCCACGGACGCCTGCAAAATAAAGTGGAAGTCCAAGACAACAAGATTATCGTAGATGGAAAAGCAACAGTTGTACTGTCTGACCGTGATCCGCTGAAGCTGCCTTGGGGTGACCTCGGAGTAGAGATCGTCGTAGAAGCTACAGGCAAGTTCAACAATCGCGAAGGCGCTGGCAAGCACCTGCAAAGCGGTGCGAAAAAAGTTGTGATTACAGCACCAGCAAAAGAAGAAGACGTCACGATTGTAATGGGTGTAAACGAAGGCACCTACGACCATGCCAACCACCACATTATCTCCAATGCTTCCTGCACGACCAACTGTCTCGCACCAGTGGCGAAAGTGCTCAATGATGCATTCGGTATCGAACAAGGTCTCATGACTACCATTCACTCGTTTACAAACGATCAGGTGAACCTCGACAATCCGCATAAAGACCTGCGTCGTGCACGTGCAGCTAGCGAGTCCATCATTCCAACAACTACCGGAGCTGCTCGTGCAGTAGGAATCGTTCTGCCAGAATTGAATGGCAAGCTGAATGGGTTTTCACTTCGCGTACCGACTCCAAACGTTTCTGTAGTAGACTTGGTGGTCAATACCAAGAAGCCAGTTACATTGGACGAAGTAAACCGCGTCCTGCGTGAAGCGAGCGAAGGCAGCATGAAAGGCTACCTCGAGTTCTGCGACGAGCCACTCGTATCCAGCGATTTCAATGGCAACGATCACTCCTCGATCATCGACGGTCTGTCTACGATGGTAATGGGAGACAATCAGGTGAAAGTGATTGCATGGTACGATAACGAGTGGGGCTACTCCTGCCGTGTTGTAGACCTGGTTCGCCACGTATCCGAGCAGCACAATCAAGCTGCAACAAAAGAAGCAGCTGCCGTTGGTGTAAAATAA
- a CDS encoding lytic transglycosylase domain-containing protein has translation MSFGKRAALILLVLASVFLLLNTPLVWKWMYPIKYEQQIVTAALKYEVDPHLVLAVIRSESGFATDRVSKKGAVGLMQIMPETAEWIVKEAGFRPKDSQYLYDPVMNIEIGTWYLDFLLSRYDGDIVQVIAAYNAGPGKVNGWLASEQWDGTRETIEDIPYGETRQYVQRVLYYHDRYKNIYDFQLR, from the coding sequence ATGAGTTTTGGCAAACGTGCAGCATTGATCCTGCTCGTTTTGGCGAGTGTATTTCTGCTGCTAAACACGCCATTGGTGTGGAAATGGATGTACCCGATCAAATATGAGCAACAGATTGTGACGGCTGCATTGAAATATGAAGTGGACCCTCATTTGGTATTGGCCGTCATTCGTTCCGAGAGTGGGTTTGCGACAGATCGCGTTTCGAAAAAGGGTGCGGTAGGGCTCATGCAAATCATGCCGGAAACAGCGGAGTGGATCGTCAAGGAGGCAGGCTTCCGTCCAAAGGACAGTCAATACTTGTACGACCCTGTCATGAACATCGAGATTGGGACATGGTATCTCGATTTTTTGCTGTCCCGCTATGATGGGGACATTGTCCAAGTCATTGCCGCCTACAATGCCGGTCCGGGAAAAGTAAACGGATGGCTCGCGAGTGAGCAATGGGACGGAACTCGAGAGACGATTGAGGACATTCCATATGGGGAGACCCGTCAATATGTCCAGCGAGTGCTCTATTATCATGATCGTTACAAAAATATATACGACTTTCAATTACGTTAA